The following coding sequences lie in one Paenibacillus durus ATCC 35681 genomic window:
- a CDS encoding contractile injection system protein, VgrG/Pvc8 family gives MSAKPITYDQLEVTPFEFSQLIHIGLEQKLNEHAKLTLTGRIPEKLQESYMNSDYEFQPIELKQRVADDTVTLFSGIVTDIHLEVVKGVHSMTVQALSWTYLLDIQKKNTSFQHSDMTYNELIAQTIASYPDSRYMNMLSSNPRLGNYVLQYQETDWQFLQRMASRFQSCLLPAPYFSAPTFYFGVPQEKSGGEIHVSSFTVRKPLSEFRYLTENHVQGLQAMDSIEYEVYSDQLLELGSQVTFRGKELWVREASMTMQNSILKLRYILTPQAGLTFAPTYNMAIIGLSLQGKVLSVHRDRVKVHLEIDNTQDEAKAFSFPYSTTYASEDNTGWYCMPEAGDSIRIYFPNQYEEKAIAISSIRRENPPQQTGAGGEGMSMVAEPVDPMCNPDIPYLKTKFGQIIKFTQQGIDIISSEGSSIHLSDDGMITISSSQKIQLSAGEEIHMEAPTIQMEAERMISLTCQGSTIEISNSDINIRGAQMKMN, from the coding sequence ATGAGCGCAAAACCCATTACGTATGATCAGTTGGAAGTTACCCCTTTTGAATTTAGCCAACTGATTCATATTGGTTTGGAACAGAAATTGAACGAGCATGCCAAACTGACCTTGACTGGGAGAATTCCGGAAAAGCTGCAAGAAAGCTATATGAATAGCGATTATGAGTTCCAACCTATTGAGCTTAAACAACGTGTCGCTGATGATACGGTAACGTTGTTCAGCGGAATCGTGACAGATATTCATTTAGAGGTCGTCAAAGGCGTGCATTCCATGACCGTCCAGGCCCTGTCGTGGACTTATCTGCTGGATATCCAAAAGAAGAACACCTCCTTTCAGCATTCGGACATGACCTACAATGAATTGATTGCACAGACCATCGCTTCTTATCCTGACAGTCGTTATATGAATATGCTTTCCTCCAATCCCCGCCTGGGCAATTATGTTCTTCAATATCAGGAGACGGACTGGCAGTTTCTCCAGCGAATGGCCTCACGTTTTCAATCCTGTCTCCTGCCTGCTCCCTATTTTTCGGCTCCTACCTTTTATTTTGGCGTACCGCAAGAAAAATCGGGCGGGGAAATCCATGTTTCTTCATTTACCGTCCGTAAACCGTTGAGCGAATTCCGGTATCTGACAGAAAATCATGTCCAGGGGCTACAGGCGATGGATTCGATTGAATATGAGGTTTACAGCGATCAGTTACTGGAACTAGGGTCACAAGTCACCTTCCGTGGAAAGGAATTATGGGTACGCGAGGCATCGATGACCATGCAAAACAGCATTTTAAAGCTTCGCTATATCCTTACTCCCCAAGCAGGTCTAACCTTTGCTCCGACATACAATATGGCGATCATCGGATTATCTTTACAAGGGAAGGTGCTCAGCGTTCATCGTGACCGGGTTAAGGTTCATTTGGAAATCGACAACACGCAAGATGAAGCCAAAGCGTTCTCGTTCCCTTATTCTACAACCTATGCGTCAGAAGATAATACGGGCTGGTACTGTATGCCTGAAGCCGGGGACAGCATTCGTATTTATTTTCCGAATCAGTACGAAGAAAAGGCGATAGCAATTAGCTCCATTCGTAGAGAAAATCCACCTCAGCAAACAGGAGCCGGGGGCGAAGGAATGTCCATGGTGGCCGAACCTGTTGACCCAATGTGTAATCCGGATATCCCGTATCTAAAAACCAAGTTCGGACAAATCATTAAATTCACACAACAGGGTATTGATATTATTTCTAGCGAGGGCTCCTCCATCCATCTATCGGATGATGGCATGATTACCATATCCAGCAGCCAAAAAATTCAACTTTCCGCTGGCGAAGAAATTCACATGGAGGCTCCAACGATCCAAATGGAAGCGGAGCGGATGATCTCTCTGACTTGTCAGGGAAGCACCATTGAAATCAGCAACAGCGATATCAACATCCGTGGTGCACAAATGAAGATGAACTGA
- a CDS encoding Dabb family protein produces the protein MYEHLVLFKLGTNITPIKKQELLDTLLSFRDRIPGISDMSAGINVTEETENIHGYTLGLRVTFDNLESLRSYGPHPVHQEFIKSLDGLLENVIVADYPKV, from the coding sequence ATGTACGAACATCTTGTCTTATTTAAATTGGGTACAAACATTACGCCCATTAAAAAACAGGAGCTGCTTGATACTTTGCTCTCGTTTCGGGATCGTATCCCGGGCATATCCGACATGAGTGCAGGAATCAACGTAACGGAAGAAACGGAGAACATTCACGGCTACACGCTCGGACTGCGGGTCACATTCGATAACCTGGAGTCGCTGCGCTCCTATGGACCGCATCCCGTTCATCAGGAATTTATAAAATCACTGGATGGTCTGTTGGAAAATGTTATCGTGGCCGATTACCCGAAGGTTTAG
- a CDS encoding helix-turn-helix domain-containing protein, whose product MCTEGTSILNVLKDYLLEKKLTITQFAEGSGLNSSTLSNLVHGHRPITIHHLDIITMGMHKKAGIFYDQYINDYILNMRPNWRRVRPLLHRCAKREKLDCMKRIVLFLTENLMYLPMLFEMAETFLALGFKDAAVLLYESVAEGERLQHSERLALCQYRLFTLGLGDDQDINLQVAHRFEPFVDRLDDADQLDALKRLADVYASLHRWEKVVNLADKMEEKAKMYLEYRLDRYPERPLIYYIFYAYLLKAAVHDERGEYKQALYYTSLYSNIGESSYSEYTEDEQRVVSQFQEWGNANMYVYRLMSGEVEVLTEYVDYIEIRPDEIPTALYKIVQAANVHQIDIDDVLLRFQRRLDYYEQRSRLGKVNQQITKDRYACFQIELATYYLRTNRWQFGLDYILRSLQFSVKIRSEHNILNCIGLFEQYRYVASTTQQKEYKRLIREVQKGEKEADHVADRR is encoded by the coding sequence GTGTGTACGGAAGGGACATCCATTTTAAACGTTTTAAAAGATTACTTACTTGAGAAAAAACTAACGATCACCCAATTTGCAGAGGGTTCTGGTTTGAATTCCAGTACACTCAGCAATCTGGTACATGGCCATCGTCCGATCACCATTCATCATCTCGACATAATTACGATGGGAATGCATAAGAAAGCAGGTATTTTCTATGATCAGTACATCAACGATTACATTCTGAATATGCGGCCGAACTGGCGGCGAGTGAGACCCTTACTACATCGTTGTGCTAAACGGGAAAAGCTTGATTGCATGAAGCGTATTGTTTTATTCCTTACGGAGAATTTAATGTATCTGCCAATGTTATTCGAGATGGCTGAGACCTTTCTTGCTTTAGGCTTCAAAGATGCAGCGGTATTGCTTTATGAAAGCGTAGCTGAAGGAGAGCGGCTTCAGCATTCAGAACGTCTCGCTTTATGTCAATACCGATTGTTTACGCTCGGCCTTGGAGATGATCAGGATATAAATCTACAGGTTGCCCATCGGTTCGAGCCTTTTGTGGACCGGCTTGACGACGCCGATCAGCTAGATGCTCTAAAGAGACTCGCAGATGTATATGCTTCTTTACATCGCTGGGAGAAGGTCGTAAATTTAGCGGATAAAATGGAGGAGAAAGCTAAGATGTATCTGGAGTATCGGTTGGACAGGTATCCAGAACGGCCACTGATATATTATATTTTTTATGCATATTTGCTCAAAGCAGCAGTGCACGATGAGCGTGGGGAGTATAAACAGGCTCTTTACTATACATCTCTTTATAGCAACATTGGAGAGTCTTCTTATAGCGAATATACCGAAGATGAACAAAGAGTAGTTAGCCAGTTCCAGGAATGGGGCAACGCCAATATGTATGTATATCGCCTGATGTCTGGAGAGGTGGAGGTTCTGACGGAGTATGTGGACTATATAGAAATACGGCCAGATGAGATACCGACAGCCTTATACAAAATTGTGCAAGCGGCAAATGTGCATCAAATTGATATAGACGATGTTTTGCTGCGATTTCAAAGAAGATTGGACTATTATGAGCAGCGAAGTCGATTGGGAAAGGTAAATCAACAAATAACGAAGGATCGTTATGCGTGTTTCCAAATTGAGTTGGCGACTTATTATTTGCGAACAAATAGGTGGCAATTCGGACTGGATTACATTCTAAGAAGCTTGCAATTTTCTGTTAAAATTAGGAGTGAGCACAATATTTTGAATTGTATTGGGCTATTTGAGCAGTACCGGTACGTGGCATCAACAACTCAACAAAAAGAGTATAAGAGATTAATAAGGGAGGTGCAGAAGGGTGAGAAAGAAGCTGACCATGTGGCTGATCGTCGGTAG
- a CDS encoding pyridoxal phosphate-dependent aminotransferase, with amino-acid sequence MKELSSKIANIEPAKIRKMYDMAQGLDNVISFVIGEPEFDTPQNIIDAAKKAMDLGHTHYTPNSGILPLREAVSAHFRDFDKVSYNPLDEIMITVGGMQGLYLSLLVLTNPGDEVIVSDPCYTNYYGMIEMNHAVPVTVPVYEEEGFNFTEKGLRAALTSKSKAILLNTPSNPTGAVADQATIEMIARIAVEHDLYVIFDEVYKHLTYDDEAFFNIARIPGMKERTIIVDSVSKSYAMTGWRVGFCLGPEPVISQMQKIQEFMLSCVNTPAQYAAIEALTGPQDALTYMNEQYKQRRRIMVDRINSIDTLSCLMPKGAFYVFMNIKETGLTSDEFAIQLLKDQHVVVSPGDCFGAMGEGYVRLSYATSVENINEGFDRIEKFVKKVSERRVPAK; translated from the coding sequence ATGAAAGAATTATCGTCAAAGATCGCAAACATCGAACCGGCTAAAATCAGAAAAATGTACGATATGGCACAAGGCTTGGACAATGTGATTAGTTTTGTCATAGGTGAACCTGAATTTGATACTCCACAGAATATTATAGACGCTGCAAAAAAAGCGATGGATCTCGGGCATACGCATTACACTCCCAATTCCGGTATTCTTCCTCTGCGTGAAGCGGTAAGCGCACATTTCAGAGATTTTGATAAAGTCAGTTACAATCCGCTTGATGAAATAATGATTACCGTTGGGGGAATGCAAGGGCTTTACCTGTCCCTGTTGGTCCTTACGAATCCCGGAGATGAGGTCATTGTAAGTGATCCGTGCTACACGAATTACTATGGAATGATCGAAATGAATCATGCCGTTCCGGTAACGGTTCCGGTGTACGAAGAAGAAGGGTTCAACTTTACGGAGAAAGGTTTAAGAGCAGCGCTAACCTCAAAATCCAAAGCCATCCTATTGAATACTCCATCCAATCCAACGGGAGCCGTGGCTGACCAGGCAACGATAGAAATGATCGCGCGGATAGCTGTTGAACATGATTTATATGTGATTTTTGACGAGGTGTACAAGCATCTTACCTATGATGATGAAGCTTTTTTCAATATCGCCCGCATTCCCGGCATGAAAGAACGAACCATAATCGTTGATTCCGTATCCAAATCCTACGCTATGACCGGGTGGAGAGTTGGATTCTGTCTGGGTCCGGAACCTGTCATCTCTCAAATGCAAAAAATCCAGGAATTTATGTTATCCTGCGTGAACACTCCGGCCCAATATGCAGCGATCGAAGCCCTGACGGGACCCCAAGACGCTCTTACATATATGAATGAGCAATATAAACAGCGCAGAAGAATTATGGTCGACCGGATTAACAGCATCGATACCTTGTCCTGCCTAATGCCCAAGGGCGCATTTTACGTATTCATGAATATCAAAGAAACGGGCCTGACCTCAGACGAATTTGCAATCCAGCTTCTCAAGGATCAGCATGTTGTTGTATCTCCTGGAGATTGCTTTGGAGCTATGGGCGAAGGTTATGTGAGACTGTCGTATGCCACCTCAGTGGAAAATATTAATGAAGGCTTCGATCGAATCGAGAAATTCGTGAAAAAGGTAAGCGAGCGAAGAGTTCCTGCCAAATAG
- a CDS encoding GNAT family N-acetyltransferase gives MWPEMDLDYVKLKDDDEGTHFGLFEGEQLIAVVSLFVNGEEAQFRKFATLTSHQNRGYGSRLLTYMLGEAERSGVKRIYCNARSGKASFYEKFGFTVTEQTFAKGGKDYIVMERFFEAS, from the coding sequence ATGTGGCCGGAAATGGATCTCGATTATGTAAAGCTTAAAGATGATGATGAAGGGACTCACTTTGGGCTTTTTGAGGGGGAGCAACTGATTGCGGTGGTGTCCCTTTTTGTTAATGGAGAAGAAGCGCAGTTCCGGAAATTTGCGACGTTAACTTCTCACCAAAATAGGGGGTATGGGAGCAGACTTCTGACCTATATGCTTGGGGAAGCGGAGCGCTCGGGCGTGAAGCGGATTTACTGCAATGCCAGGAGCGGCAAAGCTTCGTTTTATGAGAAATTTGGATTTACTGTAACAGAACAGACCTTTGCTAAAGGCGGTAAGGATTATATTGTGATGGAACGGTTCTTCGAGGCTTCCTGA
- a CDS encoding Lrp/AsnC family transcriptional regulator: MDQIDYKILSFLGHNARIPISELSRMIAMSQPAVTERVRKLEEQGVIKGYRAELSPNKLGKHTIAFVLFKTNNCKDFIAFSETSPEVIELYRISGEYNFLMKVLAETTESLAKFLDACNPFGFSLPLMVLSTTFEGKSLVADLFSQG; encoded by the coding sequence ATGGACCAGATTGATTATAAAATATTGTCATTTCTGGGACATAACGCTCGAATCCCCATTTCCGAGTTGAGCCGAATGATCGCAATGTCGCAGCCGGCTGTAACGGAAAGAGTTCGGAAGCTGGAGGAGCAAGGAGTCATAAAGGGTTATCGGGCGGAGCTTTCGCCGAATAAGCTAGGCAAGCATACAATTGCATTCGTTTTGTTTAAAACTAATAATTGCAAGGATTTCATTGCTTTCAGCGAAACGTCCCCTGAGGTTATCGAACTTTACAGAATCAGCGGAGAGTATAATTTTTTGATGAAGGTGTTGGCCGAAACGACCGAATCGCTGGCCAAATTCCTTGATGCTTGCAATCCATTCGGATTTTCGCTGCCCTTAATGGTTCTCTCGACAACATTCGAGGGTAAAAGTCTTGTAGCAGATTTATTTTCACAGGGCTAG
- a CDS encoding tRNA-dihydrouridine synthase translates to MTMRLTDPIAIGGLRLKNRLIMAPLQQYMGTPEGFATNHHVQFYSRRARHVALVMVESTAVSPNGRLFHNDIGIFTDHHVESLRKITDAVHAQDTPIFVQLSHGGRKSSPDVTKQLVAPSAIAFDDHYGTPESLSLAGIESVIQEYRLAAKRSVQAGFDGIEIHAAHGFLIHQFISPLSNKRTDAYGRTPENRARILKDVLLAIREEVGRDYPVIVRVSATDYNEAGLTPEDWARMLKPLESELDAIHVSTGGLLPIQPSDVYTAYQLPHAAAIKQHFNIPVIAVGKIYTRSLADRILEDRLADMIAIGRPILEEPDYAKHLLLPKEHANDGVF, encoded by the coding sequence ATGACAATGAGATTAACCGACCCTATAGCGATAGGCGGGTTAAGATTAAAAAACCGGCTCATCATGGCGCCGTTGCAGCAGTACATGGGTACTCCCGAAGGTTTTGCCACGAACCATCATGTCCAATTTTACAGCCGAAGGGCGAGGCATGTAGCCTTGGTAATGGTGGAATCGACCGCCGTCTCCCCTAATGGCAGACTGTTTCACAACGACATCGGCATTTTTACCGATCACCATGTGGAGTCCTTGCGGAAAATAACGGACGCCGTTCATGCGCAGGATACTCCTATCTTCGTCCAGCTGTCGCATGGCGGAAGGAAATCTTCACCCGATGTAACGAAGCAGTTGGTCGCACCGAGTGCTATTGCTTTCGATGATCATTACGGGACCCCCGAATCGCTGTCTCTTGCCGGCATTGAGAGCGTCATCCAGGAATACCGTCTGGCGGCAAAACGGAGCGTACAAGCTGGATTTGATGGAATCGAGATTCATGCGGCGCACGGCTTTCTAATCCATCAATTTATTTCACCTTTGTCCAACAAGCGAACGGATGCCTATGGCCGCACCCCCGAAAACAGAGCACGAATTTTGAAAGACGTGCTCCTGGCGATTAGAGAAGAAGTGGGGAGGGATTATCCGGTTATCGTTCGCGTTTCTGCCACCGATTATAACGAAGCGGGGCTAACCCCTGAGGATTGGGCGCGAATGTTAAAGCCGCTTGAGTCCGAATTGGATGCTATCCATGTCTCTACAGGCGGGCTGCTCCCGATACAACCTAGTGATGTATATACTGCCTATCAGCTGCCTCATGCGGCTGCGATCAAACAACATTTCAATATTCCGGTCATTGCCGTCGGAAAGATTTACACCCGCAGTCTCGCAGACCGTATCCTCGAGGATCGATTAGCTGATATGATCGCCATCGGCCGCCCTATCTTGGAGGAACCGGATTATGCGAAACATTTGTTACTGCCTAAGGAGCACGCTAACGACGGTGTATTTTAA
- a CDS encoding protein adenylyltransferase SelO, which translates to MTEKKTIIKTGWNFDNSYARLPESFFTRQDLNPVRSPQLVILNDPLAASMGLNVQALQSHDGAAVFAGNEIPEGAEPLAQAYAGHQFGHFTMLGDGRALLLGEQITPGGERVDIQLKGSGRTRYSRRGDGRAALGPMLREYIISEAMHALGIPTTRSLAVVTTGESIVRETLLPGAILTRVAASHLRVGTFQYASKWGSPEDLKALADYTLQRHFPEADADENRYLGLLQEVIKRQAALIAKWQLVGFIHGVMNTDNMALSGETIDYGPCAFMDAYDPGTVFSSIDLHGRYAYGNQPHIAAWNLARFAETLLPLLHEDEGEAVKLAEDAISNFSELYQRNWLAGMRAKLGIFNEEPEDESLIEDLLAMMRENRADYTNTFRVLTFDKLEDTVLHGTTEFAQWHERWQTRLGRQQEPKTSSQQLMRSSNPALIPRNHRVEEALEAAVQGDYSVMERLLDVLARPFAHSPEQADYSAPPAPSACPYRTFCGT; encoded by the coding sequence ATGACAGAGAAAAAAACAATCATAAAAACAGGATGGAACTTCGACAACAGTTATGCCCGTCTGCCGGAATCATTTTTTACCAGACAAGATCTAAACCCTGTACGCTCGCCGCAGTTGGTCATCCTTAATGATCCGTTGGCAGCCTCCATGGGGTTAAACGTTCAAGCGCTGCAAAGCCATGATGGAGCAGCGGTGTTTGCCGGGAACGAGATTCCCGAAGGCGCTGAGCCTCTTGCTCAAGCTTACGCAGGGCATCAGTTCGGGCATTTTACCATGCTAGGGGACGGCCGGGCTCTGCTGCTTGGCGAACAGATTACTCCCGGCGGCGAGCGGGTGGATATTCAGCTTAAGGGTTCGGGGAGAACGCGATACTCCCGCCGGGGCGATGGACGGGCGGCCCTTGGGCCGATGCTGCGCGAATACATCATCAGCGAAGCAATGCATGCGCTGGGCATTCCGACCACCCGGAGCCTGGCCGTGGTGACAACCGGCGAGTCCATCGTGCGCGAAACCTTGCTTCCCGGTGCAATCCTGACCCGCGTGGCGGCCAGTCATTTGCGTGTCGGTACTTTTCAATACGCTTCAAAATGGGGCTCTCCCGAGGACCTCAAGGCCCTGGCCGATTACACGCTGCAAAGACATTTCCCGGAAGCGGACGCAGATGAGAACCGTTATCTGGGCCTGCTTCAGGAAGTAATCAAGCGTCAGGCCGCTCTGATCGCCAAATGGCAGCTCGTTGGCTTTATTCACGGGGTGATGAACACCGACAACATGGCTCTTAGCGGAGAAACCATAGATTATGGTCCTTGCGCCTTCATGGATGCGTATGACCCGGGAACGGTATTCAGTTCGATTGACCTTCATGGCCGCTATGCCTATGGCAATCAGCCGCATATTGCCGCGTGGAATCTCGCGAGATTTGCCGAGACGCTTTTGCCGCTGCTGCATGAGGACGAAGGAGAGGCTGTCAAACTGGCGGAGGACGCGATTTCAAATTTTTCCGAATTGTATCAACGGAATTGGCTCGCGGGAATGAGGGCAAAGCTGGGGATTTTTAACGAAGAGCCGGAGGATGAATCCCTGATTGAAGACCTCCTCGCTATGATGCGGGAGAATCGTGCAGACTACACCAATACCTTCCGCGTATTAACTTTTGATAAGCTGGAGGATACGGTCCTGCACGGCACCACGGAATTTGCGCAGTGGCATGAGCGGTGGCAGACGAGACTGGGCAGACAGCAGGAACCCAAAACCTCCTCGCAGCAGCTGATGCGAAGCAGCAATCCGGCGCTAATCCCGCGTAACCACCGGGTGGAAGAGGCGTTGGAGGCTGCGGTGCAAGGAGACTACAGCGTGATGGAGCGGCTGCTTGATGTTCTTGCTAGACCCTTCGCGCATTCTCCCGAACAGGCTGATTACTCGGCGCCGCCTGCGCCGTCCGCCTGTCCTTACCGAACCTTTTGCGGCACCTGA
- a CDS encoding LysM peptidoglycan-binding domain-containing protein produces the protein MQTFYTVRPGDSVSAIAKRWEVPVPALIAASNLSSPYTIYPGQQLSVPSGVTTVQVKSGDSVYSLAQMYGVPMAVIIEANRLSPPYTIYIDQMLTIPPGVPYYVVQPGDTLYELAGRYNVATGGVRRPELIRQANKLPSDLINIGMRLIIPYAPPGGTGRLAYVSNFGGAYDVWLYDPMSGTSTAVGKQQADAHSVPYWSPDNRRIAFIGKQGVLFVLDVLQGTLMQIDQIEPYTTLTWSPDNTQIGYTKQGRIVLYELATFFARTLPVSGAKHVQWFPFGDKLLFAAPDNTGADQLYEIRADGTGQRQITHDTLSPKNDVKLSPNGFYALFTSPGASISIIYVVEINTGNVFELTGGPLAKNYYPAWAPNSAIIAYSATDFAERKGYFSTIRTERPQGGDQQILAVSDCFGTPVTWSPGSEAIAYLSGCRGTGLSNEIWIVDIRHPAPIRVISGTGAITSIQLSHGPIPMEAYAQFRSDVYRVSFPYPAAWRAVSETRYEGADGFFQISALASELPFPELCRTEAYHRLMPYGSSPQIVPGRVQNQEACYIFPSPDQAPEFRRQSALIAVYPQPVVINGSTYPYFILWADQDHLQVIVNGLRFL, from the coding sequence GTGCAGACGTTCTATACCGTGAGACCCGGCGACTCCGTGTCGGCCATCGCCAAAAGGTGGGAAGTGCCTGTCCCTGCGCTCATCGCGGCGAGCAACCTCTCATCTCCCTATACGATCTACCCCGGGCAGCAGCTCTCGGTTCCGTCCGGCGTAACAACCGTTCAGGTTAAATCTGGTGACTCCGTCTACTCCCTTGCCCAAATGTACGGCGTCCCTATGGCTGTTATTATAGAAGCCAATCGGCTGAGTCCGCCATACACAATCTATATTGATCAAATGCTGACCATCCCGCCGGGCGTCCCTTACTACGTGGTGCAGCCCGGAGATACATTATACGAATTGGCTGGCAGATACAATGTAGCAACGGGCGGCGTTCGAAGACCGGAGCTGATCCGCCAAGCGAACAAGCTGCCTTCTGACTTGATCAACATTGGCATGCGCCTTATTATCCCTTATGCTCCTCCGGGCGGAACCGGAAGGCTGGCCTATGTTTCAAACTTTGGCGGCGCATACGATGTCTGGCTATATGATCCAATGAGCGGTACATCCACAGCGGTTGGGAAACAGCAGGCCGATGCCCATTCCGTGCCCTATTGGTCGCCGGACAATCGCCGGATTGCTTTTATCGGAAAGCAAGGGGTTCTCTTCGTCCTGGACGTGCTGCAAGGCACCTTGATGCAGATCGATCAAATAGAGCCTTATACCACTCTCACTTGGTCCCCGGACAATACGCAGATCGGCTATACGAAGCAGGGTCGGATCGTTCTCTATGAGCTGGCAACCTTTTTCGCCAGAACGCTGCCTGTTTCCGGCGCCAAGCATGTGCAGTGGTTTCCCTTCGGCGATAAGCTGTTATTTGCGGCTCCGGATAACACGGGTGCAGATCAGCTTTATGAGATTCGTGCCGACGGAACCGGTCAGCGCCAAATTACGCACGATACGCTCAGTCCTAAGAATGATGTAAAGCTCTCCCCGAACGGCTTCTATGCCCTTTTCACCTCTCCCGGCGCAAGCATCTCCATCATTTATGTCGTGGAAATCAATACAGGGAACGTATTCGAGCTCACAGGAGGGCCATTAGCGAAAAATTATTACCCGGCCTGGGCGCCAAACAGCGCCATCATCGCGTACAGCGCAACCGATTTCGCCGAACGCAAAGGCTACTTCTCGACCATCCGAACCGAGCGTCCGCAAGGCGGGGACCAACAAATTCTGGCCGTCTCCGATTGCTTTGGGACTCCCGTTACCTGGTCCCCTGGCAGCGAAGCCATCGCCTACTTGTCCGGCTGCCGAGGAACGGGCCTTTCCAATGAGATTTGGATCGTCGATATCCGTCATCCCGCACCGATCCGCGTTATTTCCGGGACAGGCGCCATCACCTCCATACAATTGTCCCATGGACCCATTCCGATGGAAGCCTACGCCCAGTTCCGCAGCGATGTATACCGCGTCAGCTTCCCCTACCCCGCCGCGTGGCGCGCGGTGAGCGAGACTCGGTACGAGGGAGCCGACGGTTTCTTCCAAATCTCCGCCCTGGCCAGCGAGCTGCCGTTTCCAGAACTGTGCCGCACCGAAGCTTATCACCGCTTAATGCCATACGGCTCTTCGCCGCAGATCGTCCCGGGACGAGTGCAGAATCAGGAAGCCTGCTATATTTTCCCTTCCCCGGATCAAGCGCCGGAGTTTCGGCGGCAATCCGCACTCATCGCCGTATATCCGCAGCCTGTTGTGATTAACGGCAGCACCTATCCGTACTTCATCCTCTGGGCGGATCAGGATCATCTTCAAGTGATCGTGAATGGACTCCGGTTTCTTTGA
- a CDS encoding radical SAM protein — translation MKYTGPVYRPPFEANSLLLQVTVGCSHNECSFCTMYSDVPFHVETMEQIEQDLREARLMYPRVNRIFLVNADPFALSADRLKSIAVKINEILPEVETIAMYASVNNIINKTDEELKELRALKINDLNIGLESGMPEVVEHFNKGFTVDDAKVQLQRLTDAGIDFSVNIIIGGAGSEQTRENAIANSKLLNEVKPKLIFIATLHVDPGSPLDEEVNEGLFIENTLRQNIEEEIEMLSGLDLNHTYFFGLHTSNVIPVHGMLPDKKDELIAALKEGLDSIGVEYLDGHLKKGVEGAVSIPR, via the coding sequence ATGAAATATACCGGCCCCGTTTACCGTCCGCCTTTTGAAGCAAACTCCCTACTATTACAAGTGACTGTGGGATGCAGCCATAATGAGTGCAGCTTCTGCACCATGTATAGCGATGTTCCTTTTCATGTCGAAACGATGGAACAAATTGAACAAGATTTGCGGGAAGCGAGACTAATGTACCCTAGAGTAAACCGTATTTTTTTAGTCAATGCCGACCCTTTTGCTCTAAGTGCGGACCGCCTGAAATCCATTGCTGTTAAAATCAATGAAATCCTCCCCGAAGTTGAGACTATCGCGATGTATGCCTCCGTTAATAACATCATAAATAAAACAGATGAAGAGCTTAAAGAATTAAGAGCCTTAAAGATTAATGACCTCAATATTGGCCTGGAATCCGGGATGCCGGAGGTCGTGGAGCATTTTAACAAAGGCTTTACCGTGGATGATGCGAAAGTGCAGTTACAGCGTTTGACCGATGCCGGAATAGACTTCAGTGTTAATATTATCATCGGGGGAGCCGGCAGCGAGCAAACACGTGAAAATGCAATAGCAAACAGCAAACTGCTAAATGAAGTTAAACCGAAGCTGATCTTTATTGCCACTTTGCACGTGGATCCCGGCAGCCCGCTTGATGAAGAAGTAAATGAAGGGCTTTTTATAGAAAATACCTTGCGCCAAAATATTGAAGAGGAAATTGAAATGTTAAGCGGACTGGACTTAAATCATACGTATTTCTTTGGTCTCCATACCTCCAATGTAATCCCCGTTCACGGTATGCTGCCAGACAAGAAAGATGAACTGATTGCGGCACTAAAAGAAGGCTTGGACTCCATCGGGGTCGAATATTTAGACGGTCACCTGAAAAAAGGTGTGGAAGGAGCGGTTTCAATCCCTCGATAA